The nucleotide window AACATCCACTATGGTGTTCGTTTTGCCAAAGCCTTCGTGGATGCCAAGGAGAAGAGGCTTAAGGATGCACGGGCTCTCATGAACTTACATAACAATCGCTGTGGTCGCACGGTCAGTACTCATGTCTGTGCATGTACATTCATATTGGCTGGGAGTGGCCAGTATGTATGATCATGGAGTAAATGTGAAGGTGGAAGCACTGAAGGCTTCTGGATTACTTCCAAAAGCCCCAACCCCTGGAACAGGAGCAGTAAGTGCAAGGGACCTGAGGAATGCCTAGGTTCAACCTGGAGCATAAAGAGTCTTCACATAGGTGGAAATTAGGGAAAGgtggagaaaagaagggaaataactttttaagaaaaaaagaatcacctcCTAAAGTCCGAGGAGGATAAAAGCTTGTTCTAGTCAGTGCACTGGTCTTTGAGCACTTCCTATGCTGGCCTAGTACTGTGCTGGAAAATGACATGCAACAAAAGCAGAAGGCATGGTACCTTGAACtctaaaacacatgaaaagtagAGGCTGTGCCATAATTATGAACAGAATCCTGGGGCTTTAAAGTTCAAATGGGCTATCATGAAAAGGAAAGCACTGTTGGTCTaggaaggtttcctggaaaaagaGGTTCTTCAATTTGATCGGGAAGAATGGGTGGAATCTGACTGGGGAGAGGACAACCGATGGCTCCACTAGCCAACCAGGGCCAGGACCAGCAGACCTCAGGGCACTCATGCTTTTAGTCCTAGGGATGACCATAAAGTACCCTGACTGGCTGCCCTTCCCTTacctgcctccccacctcccaggctgTGCGGCGGTTTCTGAAGCTGGAGTGTAAGTGCCATGGCGTGAGTGGCTCCTGTACCCTGCGCACCTGCTGGCGTGCACTCTCAGACTTCCGCCGCACAGGTGATTACCTGCGGCGGCGCTATGATGGGGCTGTGCAGGTAACGGCCACCCAGGATGGCGCAAACTTCACAGCAGCCCGCCAAGGCTATCGCCGTGCTACCCGGACTGACCTTGTCTACTTTGACAACTCTCCAGACTACTGCGTCTTGGACAAGGCTGCAGGTGAGTAAGGAAAGTAGGTAGAAACATGGAGCCCTGATTTTTAGTGCAGGCACCTCTAGTTAATCACGGTCTCAGGAGTTAGGGAAGGAGGTTGGAGGAGCCAGTCAGACGTGAAAACCTTGTAATAAGATTGTTGATTTATGCCTCAGTCTGCCAGGCCCAAAGCTGCCTAGAGAGGAGAAGACACTGAGctccttgaggcctgaggtcatcTATCACTCCTTTATATTCCCAGCATCTGGGATATAGTAGGTACTACTAAGTGAATGTTTAAGTCAATCACCCATTTCAGTACCAAACAATGTATGTGCTATACAGAAGCATAAGATACAGACTAAGTTTTGGCTCTTTACAATCTAGCTAAAGAAATGAGATACAACAGGTAGACAAATGCAACtgcaaaagagagaaattaagaaaagtttACTTGAAAATGTGGAATTTAAGCTGTTTCTTAAAGTGTGGGGATTATCTGGATAGCTAGAGAGAAGAACAGGTGGATATTCTCTACACGTGAGTAGAGTGGTAGGTGGGAAAGCACATGATCTGTTCTGGGAACAGAGAGCAGATTAATCTGAGTGAAGGTTTTGGGTAAGGAAGATTAAAGACAGAAAGGTAGTAGGAAATACACCATGAATGACCTTGAAAGGGCTTATCCAGTGTGCTGCCACTGAAAATTCTAAAATGGAGTTGAGGAAGCAAGGAGAGAGGAGATCCCTACCAAAGGCTAACCATCAGCAGAAAGCAGCAAATCATTCTTGAATCTGTTCCATGTATTTGCGGTGGAATTCTTGGGAATGCTGGAAGGTGATGTGGTGTTCCCCTAAAAGAGTGGAAGCTAACCATCTTGGCTCATATTTCAGGTTCAGACAGGTTAAACTAGGAACAACCTGCTATGCAACAGAACTGTTCTTCCCCTGGTTATTGTTATGGGCTCCCAGACTCTTCTCTGTAGTCTCAGCAGTCAGGACCTCGGTAAGGGGAAGCCAAAACCCTCAGCTGTCTTCCATACTATTTGTTTTCACCTATCAGTGTCATTCCTGGAGAAGCAATTAGCTTGGAGCAAAACTGGGCACAGAAACAGGGTGGGGCTCTACCCAAGACACAGAGAAAGTAGTTTGTGTACTTTGAAGGGTGCTAGgagaaaaaatgttaagaaagcACTTCTGATTCTCCTGGTGATTTCCTGCcactaagtttgttttcttcccaTGTGGTAGAATTCAGAGGGCTACTCTCTAAATGCCTAGAAATAATTCCACAACATCCAGGGTGTAAGCCTATGCTGTCATCCTAAAATGCACCTTTGGGGAAGGATCTTTGGAGTTAGGAGGGAGGATGAGTCATATGTGTGTTGGTTGTTCTCAGAGGCATAACACAGGTCTCATAAAACCCACAGTGGAGCCTGGAATTCAAAGGGTACAAGTCATCCCAGAAGGGAGTATGGAGCCAGGAATTCCCTCCAAAGCAGTACTGTCCCAttgaactttctgtgatgatagaaatgttctacatctgtgctctccaatacagtagccacttaGTTACATGTGATTATTCAGCACTTGAAATAtagctagtgtgactgaggagctaagtattaaaatttatttaattttcattaacttAATCTAAATGACCATatttggctagtggctactacATTGGATTGCTTGGCTCCAGAGCGTAGAAGAGGCTTCTGGTGCACAAGAGAATGACATTAAGACCTAGCCCTTGAAATCAGGCGGATAACATATATAGCAGACCTAGTCAGCCTATACTCTAGAGCAGTGGTCTCTTAACATTTTGGCTTGTGTACtcctatcattaaaaaaaaaatctgaacatgtGCCtccaatatatgtatatttacttaTGAATTATATCTATGTTTCATTGTACTAAAATGTACATTATAAAACATACATACAAAGTAGATATTTTAAATTGATGAGcccaaaaacaaatatagaagtACTAGCATTTTCTATCCATATTCAGTGGAATGTGGAGACTACTGCTATAGAAATCAGTTAATTTATTCATACCCTTCTTGAACCCCCAGGCTAGTTATGTTCCCATCTCTGGGAAAGAGGTGAAGTAGATATTCTCTAGGATCCATCCcatctaaaattctatgattttgTGATCTGTTGGCAGCATCTCTTTTGCAAAAATCAGTCAGGTTGTGAGGTGGTGAGCATTCTCTGTGCAGGGGGAATAACACAATCCCTACCCTTCAAGGGTTCCTACCATACGGGGTAAGGCAAGGGATATTCTTTAGGAATTCCTTAGGGAGAAGCCTCCTGCCAGTAATGCTTATCAGTTCACCCCCTCAGCTGATCAGAGATTATAGATATAACTATCTACTGAGTTAGGTGCTATTATAAGAAAACTAAAGCCCAGAGAGATCAACTAACTTGCTAGATCACACAACTAAGAAGTGCAGATTTAGGTTTTAATCCTAGACAATTTGACATGAGGCACATGCATTAAATCTTTAATGGCCATGCTATACCACTTTCTTGTATAGTACAACTTAATGAAATATAAACTAAGGACCGAAATATTAACAAATGGTAACTGGATCAGAGTTGTAACAAGGCTTCTTAGAAAAGGTAAATTATAGgctaagttttttattttaactttttattatagaaaatttcaaacataaagtAGAGAACCTTCACCCAGCTTTAACAATTATGACATTTTAAGGCTAAGTTTTGAAGGGGATATGGAGATGTGTATTGGCAGGGAGGGCATTGCAGGAAAAGTCAATGGTCTTTGGGGAGCCTTGATAGTGGGAAGAAACAAGCCTGGTACAGAGGGCAGTAAGAAGATGATCATTTTGGCTAGTGGGTGTATTTTCAGGAAAAGGGattctttatggtttcctcaCGAGGATGTGGGTAAGGGAACCCAGAGTGGCTGAAGTAAGAGGTAACTAACTTggttctcactctctctcttccccaaccCAGGTTCCCTAGGCACCGCAGGCCGAGTCTGTAGCAAGACATCTAAAGGGACAGACGGTTGTGAAATCATGTGCTGCGGTCGAGGGTATGACACAACTCGAGTTACCCGTGTCACCCAGTGTGAGTGCAAATTCCACTGGTGCTGTGCTGTGCGGTGCAAGGAGTGCAGAAACACTGTGGATGTCCATACTTGCAAGGCCCCCAAGAAGGCAGAGTGGCTGGATCAGACCTGAACATATAAATACCTCACTCATCCCTCCACTTCAAACCTCCTGACTCAAAAGCACAAGACCTTTGCATGCACACCTTCCTCCATCCTCAACTCTGGGCTGCTACAGCTTCTATTTAAGGACTTGTAAAGTACTCCAGAGGGACTCTGGTGTCCTAGCTGGTTCCTTAGCCCTGGGAAGGAGTTGACAGGGGATGTAAAAAACTGAGCGGCTCCCTGACTCCCCACTCTGGAGGTTAGAAGGCAGAGTGGAAGAGGTAGGAGTCTTCAGAGCGATATGAGTTGCACTAAAGCACATGGTCAAGgttcatttttcctttcccttgCATTGGCTTCCTGACACATCTTGTGTGTGCAAGAGAAAGGATACCTGGAGAGAACTTCTTTTTCTCCTATCTGGCTGAGGGTAGATGGGACAGAGATGAAACCACGTATCTCTTCCCTGGGTCAGTGTGAGCTAACTGCCTGGTACCCCAAAAGAAACTCATAGGCTGAAACATTCTTCCATTATCAAGAGCCTGGGATTGCTAGATAAGAGTTAGCCATAGCGGACAAGTTCCATTCTCATGCTATTATGTTTATAAACTGCTGTGTTTTGTAGGAGAAAAGAATTATATAACTATACAAACATACATTCTCTTCTAATCTCTCCTTTTCAACCTGTATCAGCCAGCACTGCCTCTTTTGCTCACTTGCTGACTGTACAAACTGAGTGGCATGCAGTGTCATGCCATGCCTAACAGATAATTAGAATACCGTAGAACACTCCTAAGAAAGAGTAATTTAGTAGGTCTGCCTAGGCCTtgggatttttacttttttaaactttccacACATCATTCTGGTGGGCAGCCAGGTTTGGGAAACACCAAGTAAAAGATATGTGACTCACGGAGCATGGGAGAGGGTAATAAGCCTGATCTCAAAGGCCCACATGAGGCATTAGTGTATACTAGGCAGGTAGAGATCTCTGGCTTTGGCAATTTTTAGGAGAGGATCCTAGCCTTTAAAGCTGGGAGCAGGAACCAGTGGTTACAGAAGGAAGGCGAGCTGGGTCTTGGGGCCAAGGTGGTAAACAGCTTAGAAAACAACCTttcctcatttattcaacaaatctttatttAGTGACTCTCCAAGTCCTGGTGATTATTATCCTTCAATCCACATTTGGCTTAAATTGGGGAGTTCCTTCTGTGCTACTACCCACTGCCTAACTAAGCTTGTAGTGGTAGAGTCTCCAGAGATAGCAGGCTTAGTAAGCTAAAGGGCAGGACACAGAGTCCCCAAAATCATGATCTCCTATTTTTATATGACTTGGACAGTGGTTATCTCTTGCCTGTTGATATTTTAAAGGAGAAGAGTGGTATAGAAATTTGCAGTTATGACAGACCTGGGTTGAAATCTCAGCTGTGCCAGttactgtttttgatattttgagaaagatacccaaattctctgagcctctatCTTCTCACCTCTAAAATGAGCGTACAAACTTATATCAGATATTGAGTTTTAATTACGCCTCAAACTCCAACCAATAGACCCTCTTACCAAAGCCTGTAACTGGTCTAGCCCATCCTGACTTCTCACAGAATCTTCAGTTCAGGACTATAAGGTATTGACAGCAGGCTGTATATTAAGGAGCCTACCCAAGGAGTTCTGAATATAGGCCACTTTCCTTTCCCCGAGTTCCTCTCCAGCACCCCTTGGGGTCCTCACATGTTTGTGGAGCAGCTTTACTCCGCACAGGCAGCAAGAGGATGGGGGTGCTATAGCTCTGGGCCGTGGGGGCAGATTTATTTGGATGATAGGACTAATATTTGTGTAACCTGCTGAGACCTATGTGGGAGAGTTTAGGGCGGTTTTTCTTTTGGTGAGGGGGTTTGCTCCAGTTTCACATCCATTAACACAAAACATGAACTAGTCAGGGCCCTTGTGGTCTGCGGTGAGGGGATTCCTGTGGAGAAATAGGACTGAGTGAGTCAGGCCAGGGGAATGTCTTCCTTGCAGAGTGGAGTCAACTGGATAACTGATGAGCCAATGGTGGGATTAGGGAGGGGGGAAATGGGAGGGGAAAAGAAGAGTTTCTGACATCTTGAGCTAGGATTAAGAGGAGGAAAGCTCTAAGGTAGTGCAAGGGTAAGGGGCTCACAGTCAGTCTGAACTCAAGAATAGAGTTGAATGAATTACAAAAGGATGCTGTCTTGTATCCTGGGCCACTGGGAAGAGCTCTCAGGTCCCAGTTAGCTTCAGCTCTTACAAGGTTATCCAGGTTACCACATAAATGATAGCCTAGGCCTTCCATGGGAAATCAACCTGAGCTAAATCTACCTGTGTTCTATTATCTTATTCTTTCTTGGTTCTTACCCTGTGGAAGGAATCGGGCCTCTTCTGGCATCTCATACTGCTCTGTGCTTTTCCCTGGGCTCCAAGTTCTAGTTCATAAAGACCAAGTTTTGCAATTTCCTATAAATGGTTAAGAGAACAGCAAGCTGTCCAGAGAGTGAGAGGTCTGAAAAGTGAGGTGGATAGTGAGAGAAAAGAGGTCCATGTAAGCCCCATTACAGAGGCTATGTGGCGCCCAAAAAGAATAATGGCCAAGCAATTAATTTTTCCTCTTATTCCTTAGCTTGCCTCTGCATTCCAACTGGCTTTACACAACTGGCATCCATTCTGCACTATACAAACAGAAACTAATTTATCTGGAACAAGCAGCAAAATGAGAACTTTATTTGGTGCAGTCAGGACGCCATTTAGTTCTGCTGCTACTCACTCACTGCCTCTAGTCTTCCCCTTGCACATCTTTCCTCTGTTCAATAGAGGCCTGTCCCTCAGATCAGCAGTCTCTTAGCCTGCCACCTCTGTTTCACTCCTTCCTgttggtcttcatttcttttagcttttaatatttatgtataatgCATTGCAGAAAATGCTGTTTGGATACAAATTAAGTTAAAAGACATTATCCTTTAAGGATCTTAGAATCTTTTAGAGAGGGCACAAGACTTAAATACCTCAGCTGCACAGCCTATAGCCAATTCCTCTTATGTAAAAGCAAGAATGCCAGCCTTAACATAGTCCTGCAGATAAAAGCCAACTTGTATTATTGCTGGCCTTGAATAGTAGCATGAATCCATACTCTTCCTTAGAGTGAtactagaaaaatgaaatcaggGACTTCAGattatttaaaagaatcaaaCATTGCCTGGCCCTGAGGGTCTGTCTGCAAAGTCTTGTAGGTCTGACTCCTTGACCACTCACTGCCTCAGTCTTCTTCCTCCCTGTTACAGAGAgtaatttcttccctttctctcaccTCCCTTAGCAAGCACACCAACCACTAAGTCCTTCGCCAAATTCTCAGACCCACTCAGGACCTTGATTTCTCCATGGCTTAATATAAGAAAGATaacaaggatttttttcccctcagcctTTCTGAGGTTTTATTTAAATGCCCTCAGTGGTCACAGAGCAGAAACCCAagggaggaaggcagggagaGTATGTTTCTCATCCCTGGGAGGCCTAGATGCAGCCTGCAGCCAAATTACAGCACCAGAGAACAATGTAATGCATTCCTGGGCAGGTCGGTGGGACCCTGGGCGCCTGGGCCTTGTGGAGAGAGGTGCCAGACACAGAGCTCTCCGTAAGCAATCCTGCAGAGCCGCCCCCTGGTTCAGAAATGAAATACGGGAGAGCTTCACATTATGCAGAGACCTGTAGCTCACACCTGGTTATTGATGGCCTTGGTGGaggcctctgcccccaccctccaCTTGGGAACTGCCTGCTACTATGGGGGTTGGGCATCTTTGAAGCAATGTTGGAAAACAAGAAAGAGATGTTTCCTTTTCACTCTGCCCTTCCTATCAGCCTGTACATAACCGTgaggatatatatacacaaatatctcAGGCTGCATATGGGTTCTAGTCATCCTCCTTCTccccaacaaaaaaagaaaaaagcaactagATTTCAATCAAACACTTCAAAACTCATACCAGTAACAGGGGTTCAGCTATAACCaaggaatattataaaattatcaaCATGCAAGCAGCTGTTGGTTTGGGGACTGGCACCCCTCTGGGAGGTGGCAGGAGAAGGATACAGAAAGGGCATGGAGAGAAGAGATCAACAGTGGAGAATTCCCACCTAGGCAGAGTGGCTGAGACTGTAGAACTTCTCATGGCTGGTTCACGCTGGAAAGAGTGCAATTCGTGTCCTACATGCTATGAATGATAGGGCAGTCTCCTATGACTGCACGAGGTACGATTATCAGGCCTCCTGCTCATgacctgttgttgtttttaactcttACTAGGTTAGAAAACAGGATAGCTTTAGGTTGCAGAGATGATCTCCACAAGAGAAAGGCACTAGAGGGGAGCAAGCAGTGGCTTTACTAGGGTAAATATGTCACAGTTGCTGCACTAGACTGAGCTTTCCCAGAAGCTGGTGATTGGCAGGTTTCAAGTAACGGCCAGTGAGGTGTCAGTAATATACCTGTCCCTGACCCCAAAGGTCAAAGTGATAAAAGAGAGGGTATAGGTACGTTTTTCCACTTCCCATTTATGGCTTAAATGATCTCTGAGCATCTCTGTGGTCCTTCCTCATTTACTTAAGATGTTTTAGTCATCCTGGATTTGAGAAAGCAAGGTAAGCATTCTCCCTTTTGTCCCCTAACTCTGAACTGTTCTGGCTTAAAATTTGCCTTTGCTCACTTCCATTCTGCCTACGAGTCTATGGATAGAGCAGCTGGGCATGGGAGTTCTCTCTCTTTGGCCAAAAGAAGCCAAAATTGGATGACTACTTAACACCATCAACCCCAGTAAGCAGACTTGACCAAACAGAAAAGCTAAGCCGAGTGAATTAAAAAGATAGTTTAATCCACAGCTGTTCTATTTGACAACTTTCAAGGTGGGGCTTCCCCAAGAATAACTGTGATATTTATAAAAAGGTTTTTCATGTATAAACACTTTAGCTTATATGTAATTGTCTCACCAACCCTGTGATAGGAATTACGCTCATTGTACAGGTGCCGTTCAGAGAGGCTCTGTGATTTGTCCAAAGTCCTGTGGATACTGAGTGGCTCAGCCAGAACTCAAACCAAGGGCTTCTGACTTCAAATCCTGTGTGTTCTCCTCAAAGACTGAGGGTGCCTAGGGCTGGAGGCACAAGAATCCCAGCACCTTTAGGACAGAAATTGATACAAAATATCCTAGGAGAGTATACATGAGCAGAATTTACAAAAGGAACAGCTT belongs to Pseudorca crassidens isolate mPseCra1 chromosome 2, mPseCra1.hap1, whole genome shotgun sequence and includes:
- the WNT2B gene encoding protein Wnt-2b isoform X1, with protein sequence MRSVGEGAREWIRECQHQFRHHRWNCTTLDRDHTVFGRVMLRSSREAAFVYAISSAGVVHAITRACSQGELSVCSCDPYTRGRHHDQRGDFDWGGCSDNIHYGVRFAKAFVDAKEKRLKDARALMNLHNNRCGRTAVRRFLKLECKCHGVSGSCTLRTCWRALSDFRRTGDYLRRRYDGAVQVTATQDGANFTAARQGYRRATRTDLVYFDNSPDYCVLDKAAGSLGTAGRVCSKTSKGTDGCEIMCCGRGYDTTRVTRVTQCECKFHWCCAVRCKECRNTVDVHTCKAPKKAEWLDQT
- the WNT2B gene encoding protein Wnt-2b isoform X2, with product MLRPGGAEEAAQLPFRRVRAPVSEPAPRPTSPDGSGASARLSLACLLLLLLLLLPARVDTSWWYIGALGARVICDNIPGLVSRQRQLCQRYPDIMRSVGEGAREWIRECQHQFRHHRWNCTTLDRDHTVFGRVMLRSSREAAFVYAISSAGVVHAITRACSQGELSVCSCDPYTRGRHHDQRGDFDWGGCSDNIHYGVRFAKAFVDAKEKRLKDARALMNLHNNRCGRTAVRRFLKLECKCHGVSGSCTLRTCWRALSDFRRTGDYLRRRYDGAVQVTATQDGANFTAARQGYRRATRTDLVYFDNSPDYCVLDKAAGSLGTAGRVCSKTSKGTDGCEIMCCGRGYDTTRVTRVTQCECKFHWCCAVRCKECRNTVDVHTCKAPKKAEWLDQT